In one Silene latifolia isolate original U9 population chromosome 10, ASM4854445v1, whole genome shotgun sequence genomic region, the following are encoded:
- the LOC141607472 gene encoding uncharacterized protein LOC141607472 gives MALVQEYGKPDLFLTMTCNPSWPEIKELLGPGEEAQNRPDIVVRVFHAKLLALKKLIMEKHIFGKVAAFIYVVEFQKRGLPHAHMLIILKPPFKLNSPSDFDKFVSAEIPHSDNPRLRALVLKHMIHGPCGNFNPDYQCMKKKNSMGRCKYNYPKSFSTETTTNSDSYPEYRRRNDGQTTLVRKVLLNNRWVIPYNPYLLSLFDCHINVEVCSTIEAVKYLYKYVYKGHDTISFNVVSSGDPKPVDEIEQYQSGRWVSPCEAMWRIYGFDLFETQPPVMVLPVHLQNMQSLRLNPAENLEAVIANAKRARTPLTEFFSENCNEGAEQLSYEGERYFLRILLLHVRGPKSFEELRTINGQTYATFQEAALKRH, from the exons ATGGCTCTTGTCCAAGAATATGGTAAACCAGACCTGTTTTTAACAATGACGTGTAATCCAAGTTGGCCAGAAATAAAAGAGCTACTTGGACCTGGTGAAGAAGCCCAAAATCGTCCAGATATAGTTGTAAGGGTTTTCCACGCCAAATTATTAGCTCTGAAGAAACTGATAATGGAAAAACATATATTTGGAAAAGTGGCAGCTTTTATTTATGTTGTTGAATTTCAGAAACGTGGTCTTCCACACGCACACATGTTGATTATTCTAAAGCCACCGTTCAAGCTCAATTCCCCTTCCGACTTTGATAAGTTTGTGTCTGCCGAAATACCACATTCAGACAATCCAAGATTACGTGCATTAGTATTGAAGCACATGATTCATGGACCTTGTGGTAACTTCAACCCAGACTATCAATGCATGAAGAAAAAAAATAGTATGGGTCGGTGCAAATACAATTACCCAAAGAGCTTTTCAACTGAGACAACAACCAATTCAGATAGTTATCCAGAGTATAGAAGGCGCAATGATGGACAAACTACACTTGTTCGAAAAGTGTTACTGAACAACAGGTGGGTTATACCATATAACCCCTACTTATTGTCACTTTTCGACTGCCATATAAATGTGGAAGTATGCTCAACAATTGAAGCTGttaaatatttatataaatatgtctACAAGGGCCACGATACGATATCTTTTAATGTTGTCAGCAGTGGTGATCCAAAGCCTGTAGATGAAATTGAGCAATACCAATCTGGTAGATGGGTTTCACCGTGTGAAGCTATGTGGCGTATTTATGGATTTGACCTATTTGAAACGCAACCACCAGTTATGGTTTTGCCTGTACATTTACAGAATATGCAGTCTTTGCGCTTGAACCCAGCTGAAAATTTAGAAGCAGTTATTGCAAATGCAAAGCGTGCTCGGACACCTCTTACAGAATTTTTTTCAGAAAATTGCAATGAAGGAGCTGAGCAGTTATCTTATG AAGGAGAGCGATATTTTCTGCGTATATTGCTTCTTCATGTTCGAGGGCCAAAGTCTTTTGAAGAATTGCGTACTATTAATGGTCAGACATACGCAACTTTCCAAGAAGCCGCTCTGAAACGTCACTGA
- the LOC141605539 gene encoding uncharacterized protein LOC141605539 encodes MEGKASICMLPDKMMEGVTKTLATINELESHFDEFMSLISDPNVVAQLSPLDRAQSLLSLSKLTSLLLSVRLRCSGVYPDHHPIKGETDRLGRYQEKLERSVELSKAPLRPSTMLNQRAATRFIEHSLPDLTPDQRKSLRAIGKGEEGGMKYSERNIQKKRKYQSSDTKSVREAAKEFLEKAARELLGENNGAVKGPLGPVQSVDIDKD; translated from the exons ATGGAAGGGAAAGCTAGTATTTGTATGCTACCAGATAAGATGATGGAAGGAGTTACAAAAACACTTGCTACCATTAATGAACTTGAGTCACACTTTGATGAATTTATGTCACTTATTTCTGACCCAAATGTTGTTGCTCAGTTGTCTCCTTTAGATAGAGCTCAATCTCTTCTCTCCCTTTCTAAACTTACTTCTCTTCTTTTGTCTG TGAGGCTCAGATGCTCTGGAGTTTATCCTGATCACCATCCAATTAAGGGAGAAACT GATAGGCTAGGCCGGTACCAAGAGAAACTTGAGCGCTCTGTGGAACTAAGTAAAG CTCCCTTGCGACCTAGTACCATGCTAAATCAACGAGCAGCTACTCGATTTATTGAACACTCGTTGCCCGATCTTACTCCTG ATCAGAGAAAAAGTTTGAGGGCCATTGGTAAAGGCGAGGAAGGTGGAATGAAGTATTCAGAGAGAAATATCCAGAAGAAAAGGAAATATCAATCAAGTGACACAAAATCCGTGCGCGAGGCAGCAAAGGAGTTTTTGGAGAAAGCAGCTCGGGAACTTCTTGGTGAAAACAATGGAGCTGTGAAGGGGCCTCTGGGCCCTGTACAGTCTGTAGATATAGACAAGGACTAA